From a single Paramagnetospirillum magnetotacticum MS-1 genomic region:
- a CDS encoding helix-turn-helix transcriptional regulator: MRLALEMQGNAEGVSLTGIMETYEVSRRTAERMRDAVREVFPQVEEFHLGDGLKRWRIRSSRAISPIPVLADELAALHAAATSFRQDGRDDQAAMLDTVSVKLRSLLRADDRRRMDPDLDALMEAEGLVLRPGPKPRIDGKVLAELREAIKGCEEVILRHVSRSSGRESQHNVRPYGFLYGGRHYLLAYNPHPDVADFRLFSLSNIREVTRQDAIFERQADFSLQAYAANSFAVFQEEPVDVLWHVAAEAAAEARDFLFHPSQSFEEQADGSLLLRFRAGGLVEMAWHLFTWGGAIRVLEPPELLTAIDQMTKDFISAHPLQGRVAGTTFRGGGPAVAD, encoded by the coding sequence TTGCGTCTTGCCCTCGAAATGCAGGGCAACGCCGAAGGGGTGTCCCTGACCGGCATCATGGAAACTTATGAGGTCAGCCGCCGGACGGCCGAGCGCATGCGCGACGCCGTTCGGGAAGTGTTCCCCCAGGTCGAGGAGTTCCACCTGGGCGATGGCCTCAAACGCTGGCGTATTCGTTCAAGCCGGGCCATTTCACCCATTCCGGTGCTTGCCGATGAATTGGCGGCCCTGCATGCGGCGGCCACCAGCTTTCGCCAAGATGGGCGCGATGACCAGGCCGCCATGCTGGACACCGTGTCGGTCAAGCTCCGCAGCCTGTTGCGGGCCGATGATCGTCGCCGGATGGATCCTGACCTGGATGCCCTCATGGAGGCCGAGGGACTGGTGCTGAGGCCTGGGCCGAAGCCACGTATCGACGGCAAGGTCCTGGCCGAGCTTAGAGAGGCGATTAAAGGATGCGAGGAAGTCATCCTGCGCCATGTTTCCAGGTCCTCCGGCCGGGAAAGCCAACACAATGTTAGGCCCTACGGATTTCTGTATGGCGGCAGGCATTACCTGCTGGCCTACAATCCGCATCCCGATGTTGCGGATTTCCGCCTGTTCAGTCTGTCCAATATTCGTGAGGTCACCCGGCAGGATGCCATATTCGAGCGTCAGGCGGACTTCAGCCTGCAGGCCTATGCGGCGAATTCGTTCGCCGTATTCCAGGAAGAGCCCGTCGATGTGCTTTGGCACGTGGCGGCCGAGGCGGCGGCCGAGGCCAGGGACTTTCTGTTTCACCCCTCCCAGAGTTTCGAGGAGCAGGCCGATGGTTCCTTGCTCCTTCGCTTCAGGGCCGGTGGTCTTGTCGAAATGGCCTGGCACCTCTTCACCTGGGGAGGGGCCATCAGGGTTCTGGAACCGCCCGAATTGCTGACGGCCATAGACCAGATGACCAAGGACTTCATTTCCGCCCATCCCCTGCAAGGGCGCGTGGCCGGCACGACATTTCGGGGCGGCGGCCCCGCCGTCGCGGATTGA
- a CDS encoding DUF2779 domain-containing protein, whose amino-acid sequence MVMLSKSKLLAYRQCHRRLWLELHHPELCENSESTQARFSAGHRVGDIARKIYDPMDNGVFIDARVDGYEAAFARTQALLVTPQPIFEAGFRAEGALAFADVMLPIPNGETLNWRMVEVKSSSKVKDYHRDDAAVQAFIARSACVPLTAIAVAHIDTEWVYPGNNDYSGLLKEVDLTAEAFGRGAEVSEWICEAKTIAAGQNEPCIATGDHCSKPNPCGFLSHCQAEETQAAEPIAWLPGRFKKELKAHINANSVTEMRDLPDDLLTDIQRRVKVATLSGQTYFDRDGAARELANYMPPGYFLDFETILFSVPLWKGTHPYQQIPFQFSAHHLLQDGTLCHHEFVDLSGDDPSEALANDLIDVCGTVGPIYAYNATFEKGRIEDLAQRFPSLATPLKAMAHRLVDLLPVANKYFYHPDQHGSWSIKAVLPALCPDLRYDKLIGVQNGGMAMEAFIEAISPETLPSRKQEIRAQLLAYCALDTYAMVRMWSAFTGITVPQ is encoded by the coding sequence ATGGTTATGCTCTCGAAGTCCAAACTCCTGGCCTACCGGCAATGCCACCGACGCCTCTGGCTTGAACTGCACCATCCCGAATTGTGCGAGAATTCAGAAAGTACCCAGGCTCGATTTTCAGCGGGACACCGGGTCGGGGATATTGCCCGTAAGATTTATGATCCGATGGACAATGGGGTCTTCATCGATGCCCGGGTCGACGGATACGAAGCGGCCTTTGCCAGAACCCAGGCCCTCCTGGTAACTCCTCAGCCCATCTTTGAGGCAGGATTTCGAGCCGAAGGGGCTCTGGCCTTCGCCGACGTGATGTTGCCGATCCCCAACGGAGAGACGCTGAACTGGCGTATGGTCGAGGTCAAGTCATCGTCCAAGGTCAAGGATTACCATCGTGACGACGCCGCCGTGCAAGCCTTCATCGCGCGCAGCGCCTGCGTACCGCTCACGGCCATTGCCGTCGCGCATATTGATACCGAATGGGTCTATCCAGGTAACAACGACTATAGCGGCCTGCTGAAGGAGGTTGATCTTACAGCCGAAGCCTTTGGCCGAGGTGCCGAGGTCTCGGAGTGGATATGCGAGGCCAAGACGATTGCCGCCGGACAGAACGAACCCTGCATCGCCACGGGAGACCACTGCTCCAAACCGAATCCATGCGGATTTCTATCGCATTGCCAAGCCGAAGAGACGCAGGCGGCAGAGCCCATCGCATGGCTCCCCGGCAGATTTAAGAAGGAATTGAAGGCGCATATCAATGCTAACTCGGTCACGGAAATGCGCGATTTGCCTGATGATCTGCTGACGGACATTCAGCGCAGGGTCAAGGTGGCCACTCTGTCCGGGCAGACCTATTTCGACCGTGATGGCGCGGCACGAGAACTGGCCAATTACATGCCGCCGGGGTATTTCCTTGATTTTGAGACTATTTTGTTTTCCGTTCCCCTCTGGAAGGGCACGCATCCCTACCAACAGATTCCCTTCCAGTTCAGCGCCCACCACCTCTTGCAAGATGGAACTCTCTGCCACCACGAATTTGTCGATCTTTCCGGAGACGATCCATCGGAGGCCTTGGCCAATGACCTGATTGACGTCTGTGGGACAGTTGGCCCAATCTACGCCTACAACGCGACTTTTGAAAAAGGCCGCATCGAGGACCTAGCCCAGCGCTTTCCATCACTGGCCACCCCCCTGAAGGCCATGGCCCATCGGCTCGTCGATCTTCTCCCCGTGGCCAACAAATATTTCTATCATCCTGACCAGCACGGGAGCTGGAGCATCAAGGCGGTTCTCCCTGCCCTTTGTCCAGATCTGCGTTATGACAAGCTTATCGGTGTTCAAAATGGCGGCATGGCGATGGAAGCCTTTATCGAAGCCATTTCGCCCGAAACGCTGCCATCCCGCAAGCAGGAGATCAGGGCTCAACTGCTGGCATATTGTGCGCTAGACACCTACGCCATGGTTCGCATGTGGTCCGCATTCACGGGAATCACCGTCCCTCAGTGA
- a CDS encoding 5'-nucleotidase → MYQLADKLVIGISSRALFCLEAENRVFDEEGVRAYRQYQAERDDVILEPGTAFGLVRNLLRINEGLEAPLVEVVVVSRNSPDVAIRVFRSIEHHRLAIKRAAFTSGHRLPSLLKAFNVQLFLSRHAPDVSLAVSDGIAAARLYDPPDGPMPDIDEIHFAFDGDAVLFSEASEIIYQREGLAAFAEHERLNAHVPLAPGPFAPFLRTLALLQSRENDLPVRIRTSLVTARCSPAHERVLRTFRDWGVTVDQALFLGGVDKASVLEAIRPDIFFDDQEAHLTAAATIVPSGQVPWPAGSR, encoded by the coding sequence GTGTATCAACTGGCCGACAAACTGGTTATCGGAATTTCTTCACGGGCGTTGTTCTGTCTCGAGGCGGAGAACCGCGTCTTCGATGAAGAGGGGGTCAGGGCCTATCGACAATACCAGGCAGAGCGAGACGACGTCATCTTGGAGCCTGGCACGGCATTCGGCCTGGTGCGCAATCTCCTTCGGATCAACGAGGGGCTCGAAGCCCCCCTGGTCGAGGTCGTCGTCGTGTCCCGCAATTCCCCGGACGTCGCCATCCGGGTGTTCCGGTCGATCGAGCATCACAGGCTTGCCATAAAGCGGGCAGCGTTCACCAGTGGCCACCGACTTCCTTCCCTGCTGAAGGCCTTTAACGTTCAGCTGTTTCTTTCCCGCCACGCGCCGGACGTCAGCCTGGCGGTCAGCGATGGAATCGCGGCCGCCCGTCTTTATGATCCGCCGGACGGTCCGATGCCCGATATCGATGAGATCCATTTCGCCTTCGACGGTGACGCGGTGCTGTTTTCCGAGGCTTCGGAGATCATCTACCAGCGGGAGGGGCTGGCTGCCTTCGCCGAGCACGAGCGGCTAAATGCCCACGTTCCCCTGGCGCCTGGGCCATTCGCACCTTTTCTGCGAACCTTGGCCTTGCTCCAGTCTCGGGAAAACGATCTGCCGGTAAGAATCCGGACCTCGTTGGTGACCGCCCGTTGCAGTCCCGCTCATGAACGGGTGCTGCGGACATTCCGGGACTGGGGGGTGACCGTGGATCAGGCCCTGTTCCTCGGTGGCGTCGACAAGGCTTCCGTGTTGGAGGCGATCCGCCCGGACATCTTCTTCGATGACCAGGAAGCGCATCTGACGGCGGCGGCGACGATCGTGCCATCCGGTCAGGTGCCCTGGCCCGCCGGCTCTCGCTGA